The genomic region TTTTAAGATAAATGCAATATCAGCGCCTTTTTTTATGAAAAATTAAGAATTATTAGAATAATCAGTTCGGTGCGGGTATAATTATTGAAAAATTTAAAAGCAAATGGTTAATTGAAATTGGTCATGGTTAAACAAATTAAATCATATAGAGTACCTGCCTTTATCATGTTCATGTTAACAGCTTTTTTCGGCTGCAAGAAGGACGAAGTGCCTGATATTAAATCTCCGGAGGTATTTCCTTTGTCAATTCGGTCGGGACAATTAACAACCAGTAAAGGTGAACCATTTCTGATTACGGGCGATTCACCATGGTATTTGCTACAGGGTACTGACCGGAAAGGGGCGGAAACATATCTCGAAAACCGTCGCAAAAAGGGTGTGAATTCCATAGTATTATGCCTTATTGCCAGCCCGCTTTATGGAAAAGCCAATGCATACGGTGAAAAGCCGTTCATAACCGACAATGATTTTTCGACTCCCAATGATGCTTATTTCGATCATGCTGAATATGTTATCAGGAAAGCTCAGGACAAAGGTATAGCTGTCTTCCTTTACCCTGCCTGGCTTGGTTTTGATGATGGCAAGGGCCACACAGAAGGGTTTTACACGCAGATGATTCAAAACGGTCCACAGAAGCTCCACACTTATGGGGAATATATTGGTCAGCGTTTTAAAAATATGTCCAACGTAATTTGGGTAATGGGAGGAGACAGTCCTCCAAAAGACGCCCTTGAAGGAGTTCGTGCTATTGTAGAGGGCATTCAAACCACAGCCGGTGACCAGATATTTTCCACACAGAATGCCCGTTACAGTTCAGGTATTACTCATTATCACCAGGAATCGTGGGTTGACCTGAACACTACCTATTCGGATAATGACTCTATAGCAATACACCTGAAAGATGATTATGAAAAAGAACTGCCATTTTATTTTACCGAAGGCACCTATGAGAATACCGGTATTTCAGACAATGAACTCAGGGCCCAGATTTATCTTCCTGTCCTGATGGGTTCATCGGGTTATTTCTATGGAATAAAACCATTGTATGCTTTTGATCAGGGTTGGGAGAATCTTCTGGAAACACAGGGTTCTCATGATTTACAGCGATCTTCTGAATTTTTCAGGTCCAGGCCATGGTTTAATCTGATTCCGGATATCAGTTCGGAATTCCTTAAAAACAGTTCTGTTGAAAATCAGCTGTTTGCTGCTCTAACCGCCAATGGTAATAC from Bacteroidales bacterium harbors:
- a CDS encoding DUF4038 domain-containing protein, coding for MVKQIKSYRVPAFIMFMLTAFFGCKKDEVPDIKSPEVFPLSIRSGQLTTSKGEPFLITGDSPWYLLQGTDRKGAETYLENRRKKGVNSIVLCLIASPLYGKANAYGEKPFITDNDFSTPNDAYFDHAEYVIRKAQDKGIAVFLYPAWLGFDDGKGHTEGFYTQMIQNGPQKLHTYGEYIGQRFKNMSNVIWVMGGDSPPKDALEGVRAIVEGIQTTAGDQIFSTQNARYSSGITHYHQESWVDLNTTYSDNDSIAIHLKDDYEKELPFYFTEGTYENTGISDNELRAQIYLPVLMGSSGYFYGIKPLYAFDQGWENLLETQGSHDLQRSSEFFRSRPWFNLIPDISSEFLKNSSVENQLFAALTANGNTGIVYVPVKQEIELDLTKMSGTIVKAWWYNPATGKTTDGGTIDHNASVKLMPPGEGDWLLVLDDADTNPAPPGTKITYN